One window of the Pelobates fuscus isolate aPelFus1 chromosome 12, aPelFus1.pri, whole genome shotgun sequence genome contains the following:
- the LRRC10B gene encoding leucine-rich repeat-containing protein 10B gives MGGACGSVPTVVGEGVEEPLPEDTEEQLSNGDGTLELSGRKMSRLPNSICTLSDHLYKLYLSGTMLTELPDDLYQLHNLRTLALDGNRLPELPEAVCSLPHLGRLYLGANRLQGLPPSFARLQTLRTLWIERNFFHYFPRVLLSMPALRCLQMGDNRLKGLPAEMAEAMPGLRGLWLYANRLERVPKVLLRLQGLEMLDLDRNRITNFPDMSVMKGLHLLSYDHNPVTRPPTVGETVTLVGEGAQELMEEREELRKQHEEEEMEEREREQQAAENDTGEGAVEEGEGDEGEEPFEEEEEERKHFHEDYYHEEGDEEYYQEDDGYYLDDEGYYPIETDNYYSRRDY, from the coding sequence ATGGGCGGTGCATGTGGTTCTGTGCCCACAGTGGTTGGTGAAGGAGTAGAAGAGCCTCTGCCTGAAGATACAGAAGAACAACTGAGCAATGGTGACGGCACTTTGGAACTGAGTGGACGAAAGATGTCACGTCTGCCAAACTCCATCTGCACCCTGTCGGACCATCTCTACAAGCTCTATCTTAGTGGAACCATGCTGACTGAGTTACCAGATGACCTGTATCAGCTGCACAACCTGCGTACTCTGGCTCTTGATGGCAACCGACTCCCTGAGCTACCAGAAGCAGTGTGCTCCTTGCCACACCTGGGACGTCTTTATTTGGGGGCAAACCGCCTGCAAGGGCTTCCACCATCATTTGCACGTCTTCAGACTCTGCGTACCCTTTGGATTGAACGCaacttttttcattattttccacGAGTGTTATTAAGCATGCCTGCCTTGCGTTGTTTGCAAATGGGTGATAACCGCTTGAAGGGTCTTCCAGCTGAGATGGCCGAAGCCATGCCAGGCCTCAGAGGACTTTGGCTGTATGCAAACCGCTTGGAGCGTGTACCAAAAGTTCTTTTGCGCTTACAAGGACTAGAAATGTTAGATCTGGATCGGAACCGCATCACAAATTTTCCAGACATGAGTGTGATGAAAGGGTTACATTTGCTATCCTATGACCACAACCCTGTGACTCGACCACCAACTGTAGGCGAGACTGTCACATTGGTGGGAGAGGGTGCCCAGGAACTGATGGAAGAACGGGAGGAGCTACGGAAACAACACGAAGAAGAAGAAATGGAAGAACGGGAaagagaacaacaagctgcagagAATGACACCGGTGAAGGGGCTGTGGAAGAAGGAGAAGGTGATGAAGGTGAGGAACCATTTGAAGAGGAAGAAGAGGAACGAAAACATTTCCATGAAGACTATTATCATGAAGAAGGGGATGAAGAGTATTACCAAGAAGATGATGGATATTATCTTGATGACGAAGGTTATTACCCCATTGAGACAGATAACTATTACTCCAGACGGGATTACTAA